Proteins encoded within one genomic window of Mesobacillus subterraneus:
- a CDS encoding AzlD domain-containing protein translates to MSKEIVIMIIGMAVVTYIPRMLPFVMFRGKELPPFLQGVLKNVPYATLGALIFPAILFIQEDIWYGLIGAAAAFIVAFMGANVIVVVIGSISVLTLYSYFF, encoded by the coding sequence ATGAGTAAAGAAATCGTCATCATGATCATAGGTATGGCCGTTGTAACCTACATACCGAGAATGCTTCCGTTTGTGATGTTCCGTGGAAAAGAACTGCCGCCATTCTTGCAGGGCGTCCTGAAAAATGTTCCTTATGCCACTCTCGGTGCGCTGATCTTCCCTGCAATCCTGTTTATTCAGGAAGATATCTGGTATGGGCTCATTGGGGCTGCCGCAGCATTTATTGTTGCTTTTATGGGGGCGAATGTCATTGTTGTCGTCATTGGCTCCATCTCCGTTTTGACTTTATATTCTTACTTTTTCTAG
- a CDS encoding AzlC family ABC transporter permease codes for MESTLVVKQATDFKRGIQSGISIAIGYMPVALTFSLIAKTTGLALSETVMMSLLVFAGAAQYISLSLLAQGIGIFEVILTTFIVNIRHFLMSASLNEKAEEDSVGARIGYSFGITDETFSVAATREGTINARYMFGLNLTAYSSWVVFSGIGFIIGAGLPQTLQESMSVALYAMFVGLLVPSMKGNVKVVYLAVLAAAFNSIFTMAELMSQGWAIVLATLLSAIIVEAVETFKKGRGTETDE; via the coding sequence ATGGAAAGCACATTGGTTGTTAAGCAGGCAACAGATTTTAAAAGAGGGATTCAATCGGGTATCAGTATTGCTATAGGCTATATGCCGGTTGCGCTTACCTTTAGCCTGATTGCCAAGACAACGGGGCTTGCACTTAGCGAGACGGTCATGATGAGCTTACTGGTGTTTGCAGGAGCGGCACAATATATATCCTTAAGCCTCCTTGCCCAGGGGATCGGAATCTTTGAGGTCATTCTCACCACCTTTATCGTGAATATCCGCCATTTTCTCATGTCTGCGTCCTTGAATGAAAAAGCTGAAGAGGATAGCGTGGGAGCAAGGATAGGCTATTCATTCGGAATCACGGATGAGACATTTTCAGTTGCAGCGACACGCGAGGGTACAATCAATGCCCGTTATATGTTCGGCTTGAATCTTACTGCTTACTCTAGCTGGGTCGTTTTCTCGGGGATAGGGTTCATCATTGGAGCCGGATTGCCGCAGACTCTTCAGGAAAGCATGTCAGTAGCATTATATGCCATGTTCGTGGGATTACTGGTACCGTCGATGAAAGGCAATGTAAAAGTTGTATATCTTGCCGTACTCGCAGCGGCGTTCAATTCGATTTTTACGATGGCTGAACTCATGTCTCAAGGCTGGGCTATCGTCTTGGCAACATTGCTGTCAGCAATTATTGTAGAGGCAGTAGAAACATTCAAGAAGGGCAGGGGGACAGAAACAGATGAGTAA
- a CDS encoding enoyl-CoA hydratase-related protein, with the protein MGNINLQLEGHMVIITLNRPDSLNAFNYETLGELQQVIEELRSNREARVVIFIGAGEKAFSVGADLKERRTLSEADVKRNIYKIGEVFTMVDQLPQPTIAAINGFAFGGGMELALACDFRVAASGTKMGLTETSLAIIPGAGGTQRLPRLIGQAKALELILTARRLKAEEALDYGLVTAVVKKESLLDECMKFADMMLANGPVALQQAKYAVKQGMNADLQTGLQIERKAYEVTIPTEDRLEALAAFSEKRKPNFKGK; encoded by the coding sequence ATGGGGAACATCAATTTACAACTAGAGGGACATATGGTCATTATCACGCTGAATCGTCCCGACTCATTAAATGCTTTTAATTATGAAACGCTGGGAGAATTACAGCAAGTCATTGAAGAACTCAGGTCAAACCGTGAAGCCAGGGTCGTTATTTTTATTGGAGCTGGTGAAAAGGCATTCAGTGTCGGGGCTGATTTAAAGGAGCGGCGAACTTTGTCTGAAGCGGACGTAAAGCGGAACATATACAAAATCGGCGAGGTCTTCACAATGGTTGACCAGCTTCCACAGCCTACGATCGCTGCCATCAATGGATTTGCCTTTGGAGGCGGCATGGAGCTCGCCCTTGCATGTGATTTCCGAGTTGCTGCATCAGGAACAAAGATGGGATTGACCGAAACAAGCCTGGCGATTATCCCGGGAGCTGGCGGCACACAGCGGCTGCCAAGGTTGATCGGACAAGCAAAAGCACTTGAACTGATTTTGACAGCACGCCGGCTGAAAGCTGAGGAAGCGCTTGACTATGGACTTGTCACAGCTGTCGTAAAAAAAGAAAGCTTGCTTGATGAGTGCATGAAATTTGCTGACATGATGCTGGCAAATGGTCCGGTTGCCCTTCAGCAGGCAAAGTACGCCGTCAAGCAGGGGATGAACGCAGACTTGCAGACAGGACTGCAAATTGAGCGCAAAGCATACGAAGTCACAATCCCGACAGAAGACCGTCTTGAAGCGCTGGCAGCCTTCAGTGAGAAACGGAAGCCAAATTTTAAAGGAAAGTAA
- a CDS encoding fatty acid--CoA ligase family protein, producing the protein MNLSSQLHHTASMLGDKPAYFFMDKASTYAELDATVTKFASGLEKLGVKKGDHVALLLGNSPHFVIGLYGALRLGATVIPINPIYTADEIGYILNNGDVKLVVGLDLMLPLAEKMHHHLPKVEHFVIAETGQSQMSEEAMSQLSLGSKLKPFTHVVGSGDLGFKDPELNDDDVAIILYTSGTTGKPKGAMLTHKNLYSNAKDVSDYLKMNEDDKVITALPMFHVFCLTVALNAPLMNGGTLLIVPKFSPAEVFRIAREYEATVFAGVPTMYNFLFQYPDGNPEDLKSLRLCISGGASLPVALLQNFERKFNVMVSEGYGLSEASPVTCFNPLDRPRKAGSIGSSIVNVENKVVNELGDEVAPGEVGELIVRGPNVMAGYYKMPEETAATIKDGWLYTGDLARMDDEGYFYIVDRKKDLILVGGYNVYPREVEEVLYNHPDVVEVAVLGVPDPNFGEAVRCYVVSKNPELTEEQLLDYCREHMAKYKVPSAIEFLEELPKNTTGKILRRALKNQVLQGQSS; encoded by the coding sequence ATGAATCTTTCATCACAGCTTCATCACACTGCCTCAATGCTGGGCGATAAGCCGGCATATTTTTTCATGGACAAAGCAAGCACTTATGCAGAGCTAGATGCTACAGTAACAAAGTTTGCTTCTGGACTTGAGAAATTAGGGGTAAAAAAAGGCGATCATGTCGCATTGTTGCTTGGAAACTCTCCACATTTTGTCATCGGTTTGTACGGAGCGCTTAGACTCGGTGCAACAGTCATTCCCATCAATCCAATTTACACAGCAGATGAAATCGGATATATCCTGAATAACGGCGATGTAAAGCTTGTCGTTGGGCTTGATCTCATGCTGCCGCTCGCAGAAAAAATGCATCACCATCTGCCAAAGGTCGAACATTTCGTCATCGCCGAGACAGGCCAGAGCCAGATGTCTGAAGAGGCAATGTCCCAGCTTTCTTTAGGTTCAAAGTTGAAACCGTTTACACATGTGGTTGGTTCCGGAGATCTTGGATTCAAGGATCCTGAGCTGAACGATGATGATGTAGCGATCATTCTTTATACGTCTGGAACAACAGGCAAGCCTAAAGGGGCGATGCTTACACACAAAAATCTCTACAGCAATGCAAAAGATGTAAGCGATTACCTTAAAATGAATGAAGATGATAAGGTAATCACGGCCTTGCCGATGTTCCATGTCTTCTGTTTGACAGTTGCCCTCAATGCGCCGTTGATGAATGGCGGAACACTGCTGATTGTTCCTAAATTCAGCCCGGCGGAAGTATTTCGGATTGCCAGGGAGTACGAAGCTACTGTATTTGCAGGGGTGCCGACAATGTACAATTTCCTTTTCCAATATCCAGATGGAAACCCTGAAGACCTGAAATCATTGCGTCTATGCATTTCTGGCGGTGCATCGCTTCCGGTTGCGCTGCTTCAAAATTTTGAGCGTAAGTTCAATGTTATGGTCTCAGAGGGATACGGTTTGTCGGAGGCTTCACCAGTCACATGCTTCAATCCACTTGACCGTCCACGCAAGGCTGGTTCAATCGGGTCTTCAATCGTGAATGTTGAAAACAAGGTTGTCAATGAATTGGGAGATGAAGTAGCTCCTGGTGAAGTTGGCGAATTGATCGTCCGCGGTCCGAATGTTATGGCAGGCTATTATAAGATGCCGGAAGAAACAGCTGCCACAATCAAGGATGGGTGGCTGTATACGGGAGATCTAGCACGCATGGATGATGAAGGCTATTTCTATATTGTAGACCGCAAAAAGGACCTGATCCTGGTAGGTGGATACAATGTTTATCCTCGTGAAGTCGAAGAAGTATTATATAACCACCCTGATGTAGTAGAGGTGGCCGTCCTCGGAGTTCCAGATCCGAACTTCGGTGAAGCAGTAAGATGCTATGTCGTCAGCAAGAATCCAGAACTGACGGAAGAGCAGCTGCTCGACTATTGCCGGGAACACATGGCAAAATACAAGGTGCCAAGCGCGATTGAGTTTCTCGAAGAACTTCCGAAAAATACAACTGGAAAAATTTTAAGAAGAGCGTTGAAGAATCAGGTGTTACAAGGACAATCATCTTAA
- a CDS encoding lipoate--protein ligase has product MLFIDNKGITDPRINLAIEEYALKNLDINETYLLFYINEPSIIIGKNQNTIEEINTEYVENNGIHVVRRLSGGGAVYHDLGNLNFSFITKDDGESFHNFRKFTEPVVNALRKLGVNAELSGRNDLLAEGRKISGNAQFSTRGRMFSHGTLLFDSEIESVVSALNVKKDKIESKGIKSIRSRVANISEFLSEKVTIEQFRSLLLKNIFEGLEDIPEYVLTEQDWEKIHELSKERYQNWDWNYGKSPKFNLQHSHRFPVGQIDVRFEVNKGIIENCKIYGDFFGVGDVTEIEDKLTGIKYEKSQIAGALEDVEIKHYFGNISKEDFINLIY; this is encoded by the coding sequence ATGTTATTTATTGACAACAAAGGAATCACTGACCCTAGGATTAATCTGGCAATCGAAGAATATGCCTTGAAGAACCTGGATATTAATGAAACATACTTGCTTTTTTATATAAACGAACCATCCATCATCATTGGCAAAAACCAGAATACAATTGAAGAAATCAATACTGAATATGTCGAAAACAATGGCATCCATGTCGTCCGACGATTATCAGGTGGCGGAGCAGTATATCATGACCTTGGTAATTTGAATTTCAGCTTCATCACGAAGGACGACGGAGAAAGCTTCCATAATTTCAGGAAATTTACCGAGCCAGTCGTAAACGCCTTAAGGAAGCTCGGAGTCAATGCGGAGTTAAGCGGCAGGAATGACCTGCTTGCAGAAGGCAGGAAGATATCCGGAAACGCTCAATTTTCGACAAGAGGGCGGATGTTCAGCCATGGTACCTTATTGTTTGATTCAGAAATCGAGAGCGTTGTTTCTGCGCTTAATGTTAAAAAAGACAAGATAGAATCTAAAGGCATTAAATCAATCCGCAGTCGAGTGGCGAATATCTCCGAGTTTCTCTCAGAAAAAGTGACAATCGAGCAATTCCGTTCGCTGTTGTTGAAAAATATCTTTGAGGGACTCGAAGATATTCCTGAGTATGTCTTAACAGAGCAGGACTGGGAAAAAATCCATGAGCTTTCAAAGGAAAGATACCAGAATTGGGACTGGAACTATGGAAAGTCGCCTAAATTCAATCTGCAACACTCACACCGGTTCCCAGTCGGGCAAATTGATGTTCGCTTTGAGGTCAATAAGGGAATCATCGAAAACTGCAAAATCTATGGGGATTTCTTCGGAGTAGGCGATGTCACCGAAATCGAGGACAAGCTGACAGGCATCAAATATGAGAAGTCCCAGATTGCCGGTGCATTAGAAGATGTGGAGATCAAACATTATTTTGGAAATATTTCTAAAGAAGATTTCATTAATTTAATCTACTAA
- a CDS encoding MBL fold metallo-hydrolase produces the protein MKLRVVGFWGGYPKVNEASTGYLLEHEGFKLMIDFGSGVLAKLQNFVQPEELDALVLSHYHPDHVADIGVLQHARLIQGFLGKKSSQLPIYGHAEDKQEFAKLTYKNITKGVAYDPAKELKVGPFTISFLPAVHPVPCYAMRIEAGGKSLVYTADTSFKEEYISFASEVDLLLSECNFYGNQDGKGAGHMNSFDNGRLADGAGVKQLVLTHLPHYGEIDQLVSEASTVFNGRITLAREGLGLEITL, from the coding sequence TTGAAGCTGAGAGTAGTAGGATTCTGGGGCGGCTACCCGAAAGTCAACGAGGCCAGCACAGGATATTTATTAGAACATGAAGGATTTAAGCTAATGATAGATTTTGGCAGCGGGGTACTTGCGAAACTCCAAAATTTCGTCCAGCCAGAAGAGCTGGATGCCCTGGTGCTGTCACATTACCATCCTGACCATGTCGCGGATATTGGAGTATTACAACATGCCAGGCTAATACAGGGATTTTTGGGCAAAAAGTCGTCCCAGCTTCCGATTTACGGACATGCAGAGGACAAACAGGAGTTTGCAAAGCTTACATATAAAAACATTACAAAAGGAGTCGCCTATGATCCGGCTAAAGAGCTAAAGGTGGGGCCATTCACGATCTCATTCCTCCCTGCGGTTCATCCAGTTCCTTGCTATGCAATGCGAATTGAAGCAGGCGGCAAGTCACTGGTGTATACTGCCGATACTTCTTTTAAGGAAGAGTACATCTCTTTTGCCTCAGAAGTTGACCTATTGCTTTCAGAATGCAACTTTTATGGTAACCAGGATGGCAAAGGTGCAGGACATATGAATAGCTTCGATAACGGGAGGCTTGCTGACGGCGCGGGAGTGAAACAGCTAGTCTTGACCCATCTGCCGCATTACGGGGAGATTGATCAGCTTGTTTCGGAAGCTTCAACAGTATTCAATGGCCGTATTACCCTTGCGAGGGAAGGCCTAGGCCTCGAAATAACCCTATAA
- the yhfH gene encoding protein YhfH, whose protein sequence is MIENVVEFFRNLPSKQCSECGEVINEQHECYGNKCDGCMDPGKL, encoded by the coding sequence ATGATTGAAAATGTCGTAGAATTCTTTCGCAATTTACCATCAAAGCAATGCTCAGAGTGTGGAGAAGTAATTAATGAACAACATGAGTGCTATGGAAATAAGTGCGATGGATGCATGGACCCTGGTAAACTATAA
- a CDS encoding YhgE/Pip domain-containing protein, whose product MKNRLFTQELLAIFRNKKLLIPIIAVLFIPVLYSGMFLWAFWDPYEHLTDLPVAVVNGDSGSTIDGKKLELGDDLVGKLKENQDFGFEFVSEEKGIKGLQQQKYYMLIKIPKDFSENATTLMDEHPKKLELVYMPNESFNFLSAQIGETAAERIKASVSEKVSETYAETMFEKIGELADGLGKASDGAADLNDGAVKLKDGSQQLYDNLSVLASKSIEFNQGMNSANYGTKELANGAGKLASGMGQLEEGETKLEDASGQLLTGQEDLLSGASEIKAGIDQANSKIPAMIDGTKQLEQGSENLSQNLKVWKNGADNAAGGASQLHAGIQELQRQMEAMAPALSADSSKQNELASFQKLADALKQLEEGSATLEQGTARLSSSAGELAAGSEKISAGLNEVIAGQGQLQAGMSQIASGSGQLETGAAKLAAGQEEFHSGLQLFGDKLSEAKAGSVELANGSSKLVGGMDQLAAGSAAMKDGTDKLASGAGELSEGNSKVADGTSELTVKLKDGAEEAKINPSQDTYNMVAAPVKLESETIKSVPNYGTGFAPYFLSLGLFVGALLLSIVFPLREPAGVPSSGASWFFSKFGILAGIGVLQALAADVILLFGLGLNVESIPLFLTFSIITSLTFIVLIQFLVTLMGDPGRFVAIVILILQLTTSAGTFPLELIPGFLQKFNALLPMTYTVHGFKAVISSGDFGFMWQNAGILAIYFLLLAAGTGVYFHWMFKRKFAMLVK is encoded by the coding sequence ATGAAAAATAGATTATTTACTCAAGAATTGCTTGCTATTTTCCGAAATAAAAAGCTTCTTATACCAATCATCGCCGTCCTGTTTATCCCAGTCCTGTACAGTGGGATGTTTTTGTGGGCATTCTGGGATCCATATGAACATCTGACAGATTTGCCTGTAGCAGTTGTCAATGGAGATTCAGGTTCAACGATTGACGGAAAGAAGCTGGAGCTCGGGGATGATTTAGTTGGAAAATTAAAAGAGAACCAGGACTTCGGTTTTGAATTTGTGTCCGAAGAAAAAGGGATAAAAGGTCTGCAACAGCAAAAATATTATATGCTGATCAAAATTCCGAAAGACTTTTCTGAGAATGCAACAACCTTAATGGATGAGCATCCAAAAAAGCTTGAACTTGTTTATATGCCTAATGAAAGTTTCAATTTCTTATCAGCTCAGATTGGTGAAACAGCAGCTGAAAGAATAAAAGCTTCCGTCTCTGAGAAGGTTTCTGAAACTTATGCTGAAACCATGTTTGAGAAGATCGGTGAATTGGCAGATGGCCTTGGCAAAGCGAGTGACGGAGCGGCGGATCTGAATGATGGTGCGGTTAAGCTAAAAGATGGAAGCCAGCAGCTTTATGATAACCTGTCCGTTCTCGCGAGCAAATCGATTGAATTCAACCAGGGGATGAATTCTGCTAATTACGGAACAAAAGAGCTTGCAAATGGAGCAGGAAAGTTAGCCAGCGGAATGGGCCAATTGGAGGAAGGAGAAACCAAGCTGGAAGATGCTTCGGGTCAACTTTTGACAGGCCAGGAAGATTTACTTTCAGGAGCTTCGGAAATAAAAGCAGGTATAGATCAAGCGAACAGCAAGATTCCAGCAATGATTGATGGTACAAAACAACTTGAACAAGGATCTGAAAATCTCAGCCAGAACCTGAAAGTTTGGAAAAATGGGGCTGATAATGCGGCCGGTGGAGCATCTCAACTTCATGCTGGCATTCAAGAGCTGCAAAGACAAATGGAGGCGATGGCGCCTGCACTATCAGCAGATTCTTCTAAACAAAATGAGCTTGCTTCTTTTCAAAAGCTAGCCGATGCGCTTAAACAATTGGAAGAAGGCAGTGCCACTCTTGAACAGGGAACTGCTCGGCTCTCAAGCTCAGCAGGTGAACTGGCTGCAGGATCAGAGAAAATATCAGCCGGCTTAAATGAAGTCATAGCCGGTCAAGGTCAGCTGCAAGCGGGAATGTCTCAAATCGCATCTGGCAGCGGACAACTTGAAACAGGTGCTGCAAAGCTGGCAGCAGGACAAGAAGAGTTCCATTCGGGTCTCCAGCTGTTCGGTGACAAGCTGAGTGAGGCAAAAGCGGGTTCTGTTGAGTTGGCGAATGGCAGTTCTAAACTTGTGGGAGGAATGGATCAGCTGGCAGCTGGTTCTGCAGCCATGAAGGACGGAACTGACAAACTGGCATCTGGTGCCGGAGAATTGTCTGAAGGCAACTCCAAGGTAGCAGATGGGACATCAGAGCTTACTGTAAAGCTTAAGGATGGAGCGGAAGAAGCAAAAATCAACCCTAGCCAGGATACCTATAACATGGTGGCGGCACCTGTGAAGCTAGAAAGTGAAACAATCAAATCGGTACCAAACTATGGAACAGGTTTTGCGCCATACTTTTTATCTTTAGGCTTGTTTGTAGGCGCTTTGCTGCTTTCAATTGTCTTCCCGTTAAGGGAACCAGCAGGTGTTCCTTCGAGCGGGGCAAGCTGGTTCTTCAGCAAATTCGGCATATTGGCAGGAATCGGGGTACTGCAGGCACTTGCAGCGGATGTCATCTTACTTTTCGGGTTAGGTTTAAACGTGGAAAGCATTCCGCTATTCCTGACTTTCTCCATTATCACAAGTCTGACATTTATTGTATTGATTCAGTTCCTAGTTACATTGATGGGAGATCCGGGACGGTTTGTTGCTATCGTCATCTTGATCCTTCAGCTTACGACAAGCGCAGGAACTTTCCCATTGGAATTGATTCCAGGATTTTTGCAAAAGTTCAATGCATTATTGCCAATGACATATACAGTGCATGGATTCAAGGCTGTCATCTCGAGCGGGGATTTTGGTTTTATGTGGCAAAATGCAGGAATACTTGCCATTTATTTCTTACTGCTCGCAGCAGGTACAGGCGTATACTTCCACTGGATGTTTAAAAGGAAATTCGCAATGTTAGTTAAATAA
- a CDS encoding TetR/AcrR family transcriptional regulator, which yields MAMDRRQQIIDAATNSFSLYGYKATTIDQVAKLANVGKGTIYTFFKNKEQLFDEIINSLIKEMKVVANEAVNPADSFYENVHRALYRLLEFRKRHQLTIKLSQEARDIGTPAVLEVMDKLESAILSSIKERVIQAVEKGEIKECDPEITAFIMMKLYIALIFDWEKKNEPLEKEKISELFEFYIFRGLSQ from the coding sequence ATGGCAATGGACCGAAGACAGCAGATTATTGATGCCGCCACCAACTCTTTTTCGCTATATGGATATAAGGCAACTACGATTGATCAGGTGGCAAAGCTGGCGAACGTTGGTAAAGGGACAATCTATACCTTTTTCAAAAATAAAGAACAGCTTTTCGATGAAATCATTAACAGTCTGATCAAAGAAATGAAAGTAGTCGCAAATGAGGCAGTAAATCCTGCAGATTCTTTTTATGAAAATGTTCATAGAGCTTTGTATCGGCTGCTGGAGTTTCGTAAAAGACACCAGCTAACCATAAAGCTTTCGCAGGAAGCACGTGATATAGGAACACCAGCCGTTCTGGAGGTTATGGATAAATTAGAATCTGCTATCCTGAGCTCGATTAAAGAGAGAGTAATCCAAGCAGTCGAAAAAGGTGAAATTAAGGAATGTGATCCTGAGATTACTGCTTTCATCATGATGAAGCTTTATATTGCGCTAATCTTTGATTGGGAAAAAAAGAACGAGCCACTTGAAAAAGAAAAAATCTCAGAGTTATTTGAGTTCTATATTTTCAGAGGATTGTCTCAATAA
- the hemE gene encoding uroporphyrinogen decarboxylase, producing MSKMINDTFLKAARGEKTDHVPVWYMRQAGRSQPEYREIKEKYSLFEITHQPELCAYVTRLPVEQYGVDAAILYKDIMTPLPAMGVDVEIKTGIGPVISNPVKSLADVEKLGKIKPESDIPYVLDTIKLLTEEQLSVPLIGFSGAPFTLASYMIEGGPSKNYNKTKAFMYAQPEAWFALMEKLGDMVITYVKSQIKAGVKAIQIFDSWVGALNVQDYRTFIKPVMNRIFSELKNENVPLIMFGVGASHLAMEWNDLPLDVVGLDWRLQINEARELGIQKTVMGNLDPAILLAPWEVIEEKAKAILDQGMAQPGYIFNLGHGVFPSVNPETLKKLTAFIHEYSASKLGK from the coding sequence ATGAGCAAGATGATTAACGATACATTCTTAAAAGCAGCCAGAGGAGAAAAAACAGATCACGTTCCTGTCTGGTATATGAGACAAGCTGGAAGGTCCCAGCCTGAATATAGAGAAATCAAGGAAAAATATTCATTGTTCGAAATTACGCATCAGCCTGAACTTTGTGCTTATGTGACAAGGCTGCCGGTTGAGCAATATGGAGTAGATGCAGCTATCCTTTATAAGGATATCATGACTCCGCTTCCAGCTATGGGCGTGGATGTGGAAATTAAAACAGGCATCGGACCTGTTATTTCCAATCCAGTAAAATCATTGGCTGATGTTGAAAAGCTGGGTAAGATTAAACCTGAATCAGATATTCCTTACGTGCTTGACACGATTAAGCTTCTTACAGAAGAACAGCTGTCTGTCCCATTGATCGGCTTCTCAGGAGCACCATTCACGCTTGCAAGCTATATGATCGAAGGCGGCCCTTCAAAGAATTACAACAAAACAAAGGCATTCATGTACGCCCAGCCAGAAGCCTGGTTCGCACTGATGGAGAAGCTTGGCGATATGGTAATTACATATGTGAAGTCACAAATCAAGGCTGGAGTAAAAGCTATCCAGATTTTTGATTCATGGGTAGGTGCACTGAATGTCCAGGATTACCGTACGTTCATCAAGCCAGTAATGAACAGGATTTTTTCTGAACTGAAGAATGAAAATGTTCCATTGATCATGTTCGGTGTTGGTGCAAGCCACCTTGCCATGGAGTGGAACGATCTTCCGCTTGATGTAGTGGGATTGGATTGGCGTCTGCAAATTAACGAAGCTCGTGAGCTTGGCATTCAGAAAACGGTCATGGGTAATCTGGACCCTGCGATCTTGCTTGCTCCTTGGGAAGTAATCGAAGAAAAGGCTAAGGCTATCCTTGATCAGGGTATGGCACAGCCAGGTTACATCTTTAACCTTGGCCATGGAGTATTCCCATCCGTTAATCCGGAAACATTGAAAAAGCTGACTGCCTTTATCCATGAGTACTCTGCCTCAAAACTAGGTAAATAG
- a CDS encoding antibiotic biosynthesis monooxygenase family protein, whose translation MNLYITSGTPDFLLKLKEKHSGETMILMNNNQSSLLVHETGKKTVFSSPRKYEVIDSSGSLDHEGFAVFNNIPVTDEGRPLFEDRFLNRPRLIEKEPGFVAIRVLRPLSSNTYIIMTIWENEGAFENWQKSKAYENAHKKRGTEAGIDARPNIFESASYVSKYYIEK comes from the coding sequence ATGAATCTATATATTACATCGGGAACTCCAGATTTTTTATTGAAATTGAAAGAGAAGCATTCAGGCGAAACCATGATATTGATGAACAATAATCAATCGTCGCTCCTTGTTCATGAGACTGGCAAGAAAACAGTGTTCAGTTCTCCAAGAAAGTACGAAGTGATTGATTCCTCTGGTTCACTAGACCATGAAGGGTTCGCTGTTTTCAACAATATCCCCGTAACAGATGAAGGTCGGCCTCTCTTTGAAGACCGATTCTTGAACAGGCCGAGACTGATTGAGAAGGAACCCGGTTTCGTCGCTATTCGCGTGCTGCGTCCCTTGAGTTCAAACACATACATCATTATGACAATCTGGGAAAATGAAGGAGCATTCGAAAACTGGCAAAAATCGAAGGCTTATGAAAATGCACATAAAAAACGCGGCACAGAGGCAGGAATAGATGCCAGACCGAATATTTTTGAGAGTGCATCCTATGTTTCGAAATACTATATAGAAAAATAG
- a CDS encoding response regulator, with translation MDKIRVVVVDDHDMVRKGIISYLETEPAIEIVGEADGGKKAVSLVKDTKPEVVLMDLLMENGSGIEATREILSFYPECKIIIITSFYDDEQVFPAIEAGAFSYMLKTASASEVIKAIEKASRGETVIEPKVADRMMKRLRPQERKPHDELTEREIEVLKCIGEGMTNQQISEELFIGVKTVKTHVSNILGKLGLSDRTQAAVYANRNGLIKTS, from the coding sequence ATGGATAAAATAAGGGTTGTGGTAGTAGATGATCATGACATGGTCAGAAAAGGCATTATTTCCTATTTGGAGACCGAGCCAGCAATCGAGATTGTCGGAGAAGCAGATGGGGGAAAAAAGGCAGTTTCACTTGTAAAGGATACAAAGCCAGAGGTTGTCCTGATGGACCTGTTAATGGAAAATGGCTCGGGGATTGAGGCAACCAGGGAGATCCTAAGTTTTTATCCGGAATGCAAAATCATCATCATCACTAGCTTTTATGACGATGAACAGGTTTTTCCGGCCATTGAGGCAGGAGCATTCAGCTATATGCTAAAAACAGCGTCCGCATCAGAAGTCATCAAGGCGATAGAAAAAGCATCCAGAGGAGAAACTGTCATTGAACCCAAAGTGGCCGATAGGATGATGAAAAGACTAAGGCCGCAGGAGCGCAAACCTCACGATGAACTGACAGAACGGGAGATAGAAGTCCTGAAGTGCATTGGTGAAGGAATGACAAACCAACAAATCAGCGAGGAGTTATTCATAGGTGTAAAAACGGTCAAGACCCATGTTTCAAACATTCTTGGTAAACTCGGTTTATCCGACAGGACTCAGGCTGCGGTTTATGCCAATCGAAACGGTTTGATAAAAACCTCATAA